One genomic segment of Alosa sapidissima isolate fAloSap1 chromosome 13, fAloSap1.pri, whole genome shotgun sequence includes these proteins:
- the LOC121681018 gene encoding myosin heavy chain, fast skeletal muscle-like, which produces MTSILAKKKAFEKPKPAKGKTEAHFSLVHTVDYNITGWLNKNKDPLNESVVQLYQKSSVKLLPVLYPPAVEESDGGKKKGGSMMTVSSLLFLGVLCPQRCLQGSAAWKALGLGMG; this is translated from the exons ATGACCAGCATCTTGGCAAAAAAAAAGGCCTTTGAGAAGCCCAAGCCTGCCAAAGGCAAGACTGAGGCCCACTTCTCCCTGGTGCACACTGTGGACTACAACATTACTGGCTGGCTGAACAAGAACAAGGATCCACTGAATGAGTCTGTGGTGCAGCTGTACCAGAAGTCATCCGTGAAACTGCTGCCAGTCCTGTACCCACCTGCCGTTGAGG AGAGTGATGGTGGTAAGAAGAAGGGTGGCTCCATGATGACTGTGTCCTCACTgttgtttcttggtgttttatgcccccaacgttgtcttcaaggcagcgctgcctggaaggcactagggttaggcatgggttaa